The Corynebacterium comes genome window below encodes:
- the mfd gene encoding transcription-repair coupling factor, whose translation MLAGLLKVAATDPKLKGMTANVGVRRLHLTGIDQVRPWAVGTLAHHAPVLLVTATGREAEDLTAELRAMLGEKVVWFPSWETLPHERLSPGVDTIGQRARVLDLLSGNSVSVVVTAARGFCQPVLESVEGREPVRLREGAEYDFSGLIEQLVFRAYSNVDMVARRGEFATRGGILDVFPTTADHPVRVEFWGDEITDIRQFSVADQRTNPDVEVGPVDIYPARELPITGAIAARAGELVVKHPGNATLVELLTKISDRIPADGMEALIPALVDTRMVTLPELMPEGTHIVLVGPEKIRTRIADLEATDAEFLAAGWEAAAMGASGPVAAEGLDLEASSYRSYDSLRITAEKSGLPWWTFSPTGMFEADESDILPLDFEPGPTPRGDATQIAEMMSLLLAHTSAGGRAAFIAPAQGAIKRMVERFAEAGIPAKVADPGWEPSPGEVTLYQAFSHAGVVFPKVRKHRDAEALPLVVITETDLTGNRVGDIAGAKRRPARRRNRVDPLALKTGDFVVHETHGIGRFLKMAERTIRAGDETSRREYIVLEYAPGKRGQPADQLWVPMDSLELLSKYSGGESPTLSKMGGSDWKNTKKKARAAVREIAGELVELYAKRQAAPGHPFAPDTPWQKEMEDNFPFVETEDQMLAIDAVKEDMEAHVPMDRVIVGDVGYGKTEVAVRAAFKAVQDGRQVAVLVPTTLLAQQHQSTFEERMAGFPVTIRGLSRFTSTAESKEVLAGLADGSVDIVIGTHRILQTGVHWKNLGLIVVDEEQRFGVEHKEHIKALRTNVDVLTMSATPIPRTLEMSMAGIREMTTILTPPEDRHPVLTYVGAQEDKQIAASIRRELLRDGQVFFIHNKVADIEKKASELRDLVPEARIVVAHGQMSEELLEQTVQGFWDREYDVLVCTTIVETGLDIANANTLIVENAHHMGLSQLHQLRGRVGRSRERGYAYFLYPKGATLTEASYDRLATIAQHNDLGAGMAVAMKDLEMRGAGNVLGAQQSGHIAGVGFDLYVRLVGEAVEAFKALAKGEALDATDQGPKEIRIDLPVDAHIPESYINSERLRLEVYRKLAASQNDTDLQLAVEEMEDRFGPVPEVVSRLLAVARLRHQARRAGVSEIIVQGTRIKVGSVELPDSKQVRLKRLYPGSSYRAAAQAIQLSFPKAGRGAGQPNLRDVELIQWMAGFISAMFDIPEVDVSGGATKEPDAPKKQVFSVSE comes from the coding sequence GCCATGCTGGGGGAGAAGGTCGTGTGGTTCCCCTCCTGGGAGACCCTGCCGCACGAAAGACTGAGCCCCGGCGTGGACACCATCGGTCAGCGGGCGCGCGTGCTGGACCTGCTTTCCGGGAACTCGGTCTCGGTCGTGGTCACCGCCGCGCGAGGTTTCTGCCAGCCTGTCCTCGAATCCGTCGAGGGCCGGGAGCCCGTCCGTCTGCGGGAGGGGGCGGAGTACGACTTCTCCGGGCTGATAGAGCAGCTGGTCTTCCGGGCCTACAGCAACGTGGACATGGTCGCCCGGCGGGGTGAGTTCGCCACCCGCGGCGGCATCCTGGATGTCTTCCCCACCACCGCGGATCACCCCGTGCGGGTGGAGTTCTGGGGCGACGAGATCACCGACATCCGGCAGTTCTCCGTCGCCGACCAGCGCACGAACCCGGACGTGGAGGTCGGCCCGGTGGACATCTACCCGGCCCGTGAACTGCCCATCACCGGGGCCATCGCTGCGCGCGCCGGCGAACTGGTGGTCAAGCACCCCGGTAACGCGACCCTGGTGGAACTGCTGACGAAGATCTCCGACCGCATCCCCGCGGACGGGATGGAGGCGCTGATCCCGGCGCTCGTCGATACGCGGATGGTCACGCTTCCGGAGCTGATGCCCGAGGGCACCCACATTGTGCTGGTGGGGCCGGAGAAGATCCGGACCCGCATCGCCGACCTGGAGGCCACCGACGCGGAGTTCCTCGCCGCCGGCTGGGAGGCCGCCGCGATGGGCGCGTCCGGTCCCGTCGCCGCGGAGGGTCTGGACCTGGAGGCCTCCTCCTACCGCTCCTACGACTCCCTCCGGATCACGGCCGAGAAGTCCGGTCTGCCGTGGTGGACCTTCTCACCGACCGGGATGTTCGAGGCCGACGAGTCCGACATCCTGCCCCTGGACTTCGAGCCCGGCCCCACCCCGCGTGGCGACGCCACCCAGATCGCCGAGATGATGTCCCTCCTGCTCGCGCACACCTCCGCCGGTGGCCGCGCCGCCTTCATCGCGCCTGCCCAGGGTGCGATCAAACGCATGGTGGAGCGTTTCGCCGAGGCCGGCATCCCGGCGAAGGTGGCCGACCCCGGCTGGGAGCCCTCGCCCGGCGAGGTCACCCTCTACCAGGCATTCAGCCACGCAGGCGTGGTCTTCCCGAAGGTCCGCAAGCACCGCGACGCCGAGGCACTGCCGTTGGTGGTGATCACCGAGACCGACCTGACGGGAAACCGGGTGGGGGACATCGCCGGCGCCAAGCGGCGCCCCGCGCGCCGCCGCAACCGCGTCGACCCGCTGGCGCTGAAGACCGGTGATTTCGTCGTCCACGAGACCCACGGCATCGGCCGCTTCCTCAAGATGGCGGAGCGGACGATCCGCGCGGGCGACGAGACGTCGAGACGCGAGTACATCGTCCTCGAGTACGCCCCCGGCAAGCGCGGCCAGCCCGCGGACCAGCTGTGGGTGCCCATGGATTCCCTCGAGCTGCTGAGCAAGTACTCCGGCGGCGAATCGCCGACCCTGTCGAAGATGGGCGGCTCCGACTGGAAGAACACCAAGAAGAAGGCACGCGCCGCGGTCCGGGAGATCGCCGGCGAACTCGTCGAGCTCTATGCCAAGCGACAGGCCGCTCCCGGACACCCCTTCGCCCCGGACACCCCGTGGCAGAAGGAGATGGAGGACAACTTCCCCTTCGTCGAGACCGAGGACCAGATGCTCGCCATCGATGCGGTCAAGGAGGACATGGAGGCCCATGTCCCCATGGACCGGGTCATCGTCGGCGACGTCGGCTACGGCAAGACCGAGGTCGCCGTGCGCGCCGCCTTCAAGGCCGTCCAGGACGGCCGGCAGGTCGCCGTGCTCGTTCCCACTACCCTGCTGGCACAGCAGCACCAGTCCACCTTCGAGGAGCGCATGGCGGGCTTCCCCGTTACCATCCGCGGGCTCTCCCGTTTCACCTCCACCGCGGAGTCGAAGGAGGTCCTCGCGGGGCTCGCCGACGGGTCGGTGGACATCGTCATCGGCACCCACCGCATCCTGCAGACCGGCGTCCACTGGAAGAACCTCGGACTGATCGTCGTGGATGAGGAACAGCGCTTCGGCGTCGAGCACAAGGAGCACATCAAGGCCCTGCGCACGAACGTCGACGTCCTCACCATGTCCGCCACGCCCATCCCGCGCACCCTGGAGATGTCGATGGCCGGCATCCGCGAGATGACCACCATCCTCACCCCGCCCGAGGACCGCCACCCGGTCCTCACCTATGTGGGCGCCCAGGAGGACAAGCAGATCGCCGCCTCCATCCGCCGTGAGCTGCTTCGCGACGGCCAGGTCTTCTTCATCCACAACAAGGTCGCCGACATCGAGAAGAAGGCCAGTGAACTGCGCGACCTGGTGCCCGAGGCACGCATCGTCGTCGCCCACGGCCAGATGTCCGAAGAGCTGCTGGAACAGACCGTCCAGGGCTTCTGGGACCGTGAATACGACGTCCTCGTGTGCACCACGATCGTCGAGACCGGCCTGGACATCGCCAACGCCAACACCCTGATCGTCGAGAACGCCCACCACATGGGCCTGTCGCAGCTGCACCAGCTGCGCGGCCGCGTCGGACGTTCCCGCGAGCGCGGCTACGCCTACTTCCTCTACCCCAAGGGCGCCACCCTCACCGAGGCCTCCTACGACCGTCTGGCCACCATCGCCCAGCACAATGATCTCGGTGCGGGCATGGCTGTCGCGATGAAGGACCTGGAGATGCGCGGCGCCGGCAACGTCCTCGGCGCCCAGCAGTCCGGTCACATCGCCGGCGTGGGCTTCGACCTCTACGTCCGCCTCGTCGGCGAGGCCGTCGAGGCCTTCAAGGCGCTGGCGAAGGGGGAGGCTCTCGACGCCACGGACCAGGGGCCGAAGGAAATCCGCATCGACCTGCCCGTCGACGCCCACATCCCCGAGTCCTACATCAACTCCGAACGCCTACGCCTCGAGGTCTACCGCAAGCTCGCGGCCTCGCAGAACGACACCGACCTCCAGCTTGCCGTCGAGGAGATGGAGGACCGCTTCGGCCCCGTCCCCGAAGTCGTGTCCCGCCTGCTCGCCGTCGCCCGTCTGCGTCACCAGGCCCGGCGCGCCGGGGTCTCCGAGATCATCGTCCAGGGCACCCGCATCAAGGTCGGCTCCGTCGAGCTGCCGGACTCGAAGCAGGTCCGCCTCAAGCGCCTCTACCCGGGTTCGAGCTACCGCGCCGCCGCCCAGGCGATCCAGCTGTCCTTCCCCAAGGCCGGCCGCGGCGCCGGGCAGCCGAACCTCCGCGACGTCGAACTCATCCAGTGGATGGCAGGCTTCATCTCCGCCATGTTCGACATCCCCGAGGTGGACGTCTCCGGGGGCGCCACAAAGGAACCCGACGCCCCGAAGAAGCAGGTGTTCAGCGTCAGCGAGTAG
- the nadA gene encoding quinolinate synthase NadA, which yields MSPLASPLLHKVVDGPEGWSGIEADDEWAAEIRRLAAERNAVILAHNYQIPEIQDIADYTGDSLGLSRIAAETDAEVIVFCGVHFMAESAKILSPEKTVLIPDERAGCSLADSITAEQLTEWKAEHPGALVVSYVNTTADVKALTDVCCTSSNAVDVVNSLPADKEILFNPDQFLGAHVKRETGRDNIHIWAGECHVHAGISGPELARRAEENPEADLYIHPECGCANSAIYLAGEGIVDPERVHMLSTGQMLDAAGRQGSGTVLVATEIGMLHQLRKAAPEIDFRAVNDRASCSYMKMITPAALLRALALGTDEVDVPADTADAARASLERMIAIGQPGLGE from the coding sequence CTGTCCCCGCTCGCATCGCCGCTGCTCCACAAGGTCGTCGACGGCCCCGAAGGCTGGTCCGGTATCGAGGCCGACGATGAGTGGGCGGCCGAGATCAGGCGACTCGCCGCCGAGCGCAACGCCGTGATTCTCGCCCACAACTACCAGATCCCGGAGATCCAGGACATCGCCGACTACACCGGCGACTCTCTCGGACTCTCCCGCATCGCGGCGGAGACCGACGCCGAGGTCATCGTCTTCTGCGGCGTCCACTTCATGGCCGAATCCGCCAAGATCCTCTCCCCCGAAAAGACGGTCCTCATCCCCGATGAGCGGGCAGGTTGCTCGCTGGCGGACTCCATTACCGCCGAGCAGCTCACCGAGTGGAAGGCCGAGCACCCCGGCGCCCTCGTCGTCTCCTACGTCAACACCACCGCCGACGTGAAGGCGCTCACCGACGTCTGCTGCACCTCCTCCAACGCCGTCGACGTCGTCAACTCGCTGCCGGCCGACAAGGAGATCCTGTTCAACCCCGACCAGTTCCTCGGCGCCCACGTCAAGCGTGAGACCGGCCGCGACAACATCCACATCTGGGCCGGCGAATGCCACGTCCACGCAGGCATCAGCGGCCCCGAGCTCGCGCGTCGCGCCGAGGAGAACCCGGAGGCAGACCTCTACATCCACCCCGAGTGCGGCTGCGCCAACTCCGCGATCTACCTCGCCGGTGAGGGCATCGTTGACCCGGAGCGCGTGCACATGCTGTCCACCGGGCAGATGCTCGACGCCGCCGGCCGCCAGGGTTCCGGCACCGTCCTCGTCGCCACCGAGATCGGCATGCTCCACCAGTTGCGCAAGGCCGCCCCGGAGATCGACTTCCGGGCCGTCAACGACCGCGCGTCCTGCTCCTACATGAAGATGATCACCCCCGCCGCCCTCCTCCGCGCGCTCGCCCTCGGCACGGACGAGGTCGACGTCCCCGCCGACACCGCCGACGCGGCCCGCGCCTCGCTGGAGCGCATGATCGCCATCGGCCAGCCGGGGCTCGGGGAGTAG
- a CDS encoding amino acid permease, producing the protein MTTNRTHTVTMWSLVALIIGSTVGSGIFSLPQNVASAAGPGAMLIGWVLSGVGMLAIAFVFQILAVRRPHLDAGVYSYVRAGLGDYIGFSSGWGYWLGSVIAQVGYATLFFNTIGHYVPIFGPDHPVATAVAVSAMTWTIFAVLSRGVKQAAFMNAVTTVAKLLPIGAFIILVAFLGFSWDRFTLDLWSADGSTGSVFDQVQGIMLFTVWVFIGIEGASVYSKQARSRRDVGRATIIGFLTVLALLVSVSTLSYGVLTQEELAALPDNSMASVLEVVVGPWGAALISLGLCLSVLGAYVSWQMLCAEPVAMMAFDGLLPRRFGAVNIAGAPWAAQLASSVVIQITVVVFFLNETAYISMVQLATVLYLVPYLFSALYLTLLAARGRGIAHPHAGKLFDDSGPTVSTRDNRRHLAVGVLALVYAGWLFYAADLTYLLFGALAVLPGLIPYVWTRLQANERVFNTFEWAFVALLFTASAAAVWGLTQGTLSL; encoded by the coding sequence GTGACGACCAACCGCACGCACACCGTGACCATGTGGAGCCTGGTGGCCCTGATCATCGGCTCGACCGTCGGCTCCGGAATATTCTCCCTCCCCCAGAACGTCGCATCGGCGGCCGGACCGGGCGCGATGCTCATCGGTTGGGTCCTCTCCGGCGTCGGCATGCTCGCCATCGCCTTTGTGTTCCAGATCCTCGCCGTGCGCAGGCCGCATCTCGACGCCGGCGTGTACTCCTACGTCCGGGCCGGACTCGGGGACTACATCGGTTTCTCCTCCGGCTGGGGTTACTGGCTCGGCTCCGTGATCGCCCAGGTCGGCTACGCCACCCTCTTCTTCAACACGATCGGTCATTACGTGCCGATCTTCGGACCCGACCACCCTGTCGCCACGGCGGTGGCCGTCTCCGCCATGACGTGGACCATCTTCGCCGTGCTCTCCCGGGGAGTGAAACAGGCCGCCTTCATGAACGCCGTGACCACCGTGGCCAAGCTGCTGCCCATCGGCGCGTTCATCATCCTGGTGGCCTTCCTCGGTTTCAGCTGGGACCGCTTCACCCTGGACCTCTGGTCGGCCGACGGTTCGACCGGGTCCGTCTTCGATCAGGTCCAGGGCATCATGCTGTTCACCGTATGGGTGTTCATCGGCATCGAGGGGGCCTCCGTGTACTCCAAGCAGGCCCGCTCGCGTCGCGACGTCGGCCGGGCCACGATCATCGGCTTCCTCACCGTCCTGGCGCTCCTGGTCAGCGTGTCCACCCTCTCCTACGGAGTGCTCACCCAGGAGGAGCTGGCCGCATTACCCGACAACTCCATGGCATCCGTCCTCGAGGTGGTCGTCGGACCCTGGGGCGCGGCACTCATCTCGCTGGGGCTGTGCCTGTCCGTCCTGGGCGCCTACGTCTCCTGGCAGATGCTGTGCGCTGAGCCCGTGGCGATGATGGCTTTCGACGGCCTGCTGCCCCGCCGCTTCGGCGCCGTCAACATCGCCGGCGCCCCCTGGGCCGCCCAGCTCGCCTCCAGCGTGGTCATCCAGATCACCGTGGTGGTCTTCTTCCTCAACGAGACGGCCTACATCTCCATGGTGCAGTTGGCGACGGTGCTCTATCTCGTGCCCTACCTCTTCTCGGCCCTGTATCTGACGCTTCTCGCCGCACGTGGACGGGGCATCGCGCATCCCCACGCCGGAAAACTCTTCGACGACAGCGGCCCCACCGTCTCCACCCGCGACAACCGGAGGCACCTGGCCGTCGGCGTCCTCGCCCTGGTCTACGCCGGCTGGCTCTTCTACGCCGCCGACCTCACCTATCTGCTCTTCGGCGCACTCGCCGTCCTTCCGGGGCTGATCCCCTACGTGTGGACCCGACTGCAGGCCAACGAACGCGTCTTCAACACCTTCGAGTGGGCGTTCGTGGCGCTGCTGTTCACTGCATCAGCTGCCGCTGTCTGGGGACTGACGCAGGGTACCCTCAGCCTCTGA
- a CDS encoding MazG nucleotide pyrophosphohydrolase domain-containing protein has protein sequence MTVLLLDDRWPSLIPLEAHGRLGGPVEFTEEVPVRVRWNFSDLVAAEGPGVLVSTNGSDPRVVSRIHAGEPLIVAESRQDPVRQAVQVMARACTVGEWEATQTHRSLLPYLAEESQEFADQVVAWERDGDERALLGELGDVLLQVLFHAEIAARRGAFDFGEVARSFVDKLRSRSPYLFDGTRAVVPAEEQERLWAMGKAREKKLPPGR, from the coding sequence ATGACTGTGCTGCTTCTCGACGACCGCTGGCCCTCCCTCATCCCCCTCGAGGCGCACGGGCGGCTCGGTGGCCCGGTGGAGTTCACGGAGGAGGTGCCCGTCCGGGTCCGCTGGAACTTCAGCGACCTGGTGGCCGCCGAAGGGCCCGGGGTGCTGGTGAGCACCAACGGGTCCGACCCCCGGGTGGTCTCGCGTATCCACGCCGGCGAGCCCCTCATCGTCGCGGAGTCCCGGCAGGATCCGGTGCGCCAGGCGGTGCAGGTGATGGCCAGGGCCTGCACGGTCGGGGAGTGGGAGGCGACGCAGACCCACCGGTCATTGCTGCCGTATCTGGCGGAGGAGTCGCAGGAGTTCGCGGACCAGGTGGTCGCGTGGGAGCGTGACGGGGATGAGCGGGCCCTGCTCGGCGAGCTCGGTGACGTCCTGCTGCAGGTGCTGTTCCACGCTGAGATCGCGGCGCGTCGTGGTGCTTTTGATTTCGGTGAGGTGGCACGCAGCTTCGTCGACAAGCTCCGGTCGCGCTCGCCCTATCTCTTCGACGGGACCAGGGCAGTGGTGCCGGCGGAGGAGCAGGAGCGGTTGTGGGCGATGGGCAAGGCCCGGGAGAAGAAGCTTCCCCCGGGCCGGTAG
- a CDS encoding lytic transglycosylase domain-containing protein, protein MSGGVRRVTGCGLGVVLAIIMVISLIGWLLSFLDISGPTRQLQPVPDNVPPAAGAEVPGIDVQTPGRTSDKLSFWSESLAEGTGIPGPALRAYGNAELIAQDAWPDCNLRWNTLAGLGWVESRHGTYSGNYFDRSSINELGFAEPKIIGIPLDGGPGVAEIRDTEGGLLDGDAEFDRAVGPMQFIPESWKRFGRDANGDGVADPHQIDDAALGAANLLCNGGRDLSTPEGWSAAVYSYNRSEQYLIDVRDAAASYALNQPAR, encoded by the coding sequence ATGAGTGGCGGTGTCAGACGAGTGACCGGTTGTGGCCTGGGTGTGGTGCTGGCGATCATCATGGTCATCTCCCTGATCGGATGGTTGCTGTCCTTCCTGGACATCTCCGGACCCACCCGCCAGCTCCAGCCGGTCCCGGACAACGTGCCGCCCGCCGCCGGCGCGGAGGTGCCCGGCATCGACGTCCAGACCCCCGGCCGCACCAGCGACAAACTGAGCTTCTGGTCGGAGTCACTGGCTGAGGGCACCGGCATCCCCGGCCCGGCGCTGCGTGCCTACGGCAATGCCGAGCTCATCGCGCAGGACGCGTGGCCCGACTGCAACCTGAGGTGGAACACCCTCGCCGGCCTCGGCTGGGTGGAGTCGCGGCACGGCACCTACTCGGGCAACTATTTCGACCGCAGCAGCATCAACGAGCTCGGCTTCGCGGAGCCCAAGATCATTGGCATCCCCCTGGACGGCGGCCCCGGCGTGGCGGAGATCCGGGACACCGAGGGCGGACTCCTCGACGGTGACGCAGAGTTCGACCGCGCCGTCGGCCCCATGCAGTTCATCCCGGAATCGTGGAAGCGTTTCGGCCGCGACGCCAACGGCGACGGTGTGGCGGATCCCCACCAGATCGACGACGCCGCACTCGGCGCCGCGAATCTCCTGTGCAACGGCGGACGGGACCTGTCGACGCCGGAGGGCTGGAGTGCGGCCGTCTACTCCTACAACCGCTCCGAGCAGTATCTGATCGACGTCCGTGACGCCGCCGCGTCCTACGCGCTGAACCAGCCCGCGCGATAG
- the eno gene encoding phosphopyruvate hydratase, whose product MADIIHVFAREIMDSRGNPTVEAGVVLDDGTLATAGVPSGASTGVHEAHELRDGGDRYMGKGVLKAVENVNEEIADELAGLEADDQRLIDMVMLELDGTDNKSRLGANAILGVSMAVARAASESAGLPLYRYIGGPNAHVLPVPMMNIINGGAHADSGVDVQEFMIAPIGFDSFSEALRAGAEVYHTLKGVIKEKGLSTGLGDEGGFAPSVDSTRAALDLIIEAIKKAGFEPGKDVALALDVASSEFFRDGKYHFEGGELTAEEMAAIYGDLVNEYPIVSIEDPLQEDDWEGYVALTAAIGDKVQIVGDDLFVTNPARLQEGIEKKAANSILVKVNQIGTLTETLDAVDMAHRAGYTSMMSHRSGETEDTTIADLAVALNCGQIKTGAPARSDRVAKYNQLLRIEQELGEAAVYAGRSAFPRFK is encoded by the coding sequence GTGGCTGACATCATTCACGTTTTCGCCCGAGAGATCATGGATTCCCGTGGCAACCCCACCGTCGAGGCGGGCGTCGTGCTCGATGACGGCACCCTCGCCACCGCCGGCGTCCCCTCCGGCGCCTCCACCGGCGTCCACGAGGCACACGAGCTGCGTGACGGCGGCGACCGCTACATGGGCAAGGGTGTGCTGAAGGCTGTCGAGAACGTCAACGAGGAGATCGCTGACGAGCTGGCGGGCCTCGAGGCCGACGACCAGCGTCTCATCGACATGGTCATGCTGGAGCTGGACGGCACCGACAACAAGTCCCGTCTGGGCGCCAACGCCATCCTGGGTGTGTCCATGGCCGTCGCCCGCGCTGCATCCGAGTCCGCCGGTCTGCCGCTGTACCGCTACATCGGCGGCCCGAACGCCCACGTGCTGCCGGTCCCGATGATGAACATCATCAACGGTGGCGCACACGCCGACTCAGGCGTCGACGTCCAGGAATTCATGATCGCCCCGATCGGCTTCGACTCCTTCTCTGAGGCCCTGCGCGCAGGCGCCGAGGTCTACCACACCCTCAAGGGCGTCATCAAGGAGAAGGGCCTGTCCACCGGTCTGGGCGATGAGGGCGGTTTTGCCCCTTCCGTCGACTCCACCCGGGCAGCTCTCGACCTCATTATTGAGGCCATCAAGAAGGCCGGCTTCGAGCCGGGCAAGGACGTCGCCCTCGCGCTGGACGTCGCCTCCTCCGAGTTCTTCCGGGACGGCAAGTACCACTTCGAGGGTGGCGAGCTCACGGCCGAGGAGATGGCCGCGATCTACGGGGACCTGGTCAACGAGTACCCGATCGTCTCCATCGAGGACCCGCTGCAGGAGGACGACTGGGAGGGCTACGTCGCCCTCACCGCCGCGATCGGCGACAAGGTTCAGATCGTCGGCGATGACCTCTTCGTCACCAACCCGGCCCGTCTCCAGGAGGGCATCGAGAAGAAGGCCGCCAACTCCATCCTCGTCAAGGTCAACCAGATCGGTACCCTCACCGAGACCCTGGACGCCGTCGACATGGCCCACCGCGCCGGTTACACCTCCATGATGTCCCACCGTTCCGGTGAGACCGAGGACACCACCATCGCTGACCTGGCAGTCGCACTGAACTGCGGCCAGATCAAGACCGGTGCACCGGCCCGTTCCGACCGTGTGGCCAAGTACAACCAGCTCCTGCGCATCGAGCAGGAGCTCGGGGAGGCTGCCGTCTACGCCGGCCGCTCCGCTTTCCCGCGCTTCAAGTAG
- a CDS encoding septum formation initiator family protein, producing MAPESRSRSRHTVPVVSRAADNQPRRPKRLKVRLSTAEIGVLVLVTILVLVTIAVPLRNYFQGRSEIARLNDSVAAKQIEKDRLLGEIEKYEDEAYIREQARRRLGLIEPGETPFRVIDPGMETDSRVTTSAEDLVAELSWYEILWDSIATPPADDPGGVLMEE from the coding sequence ATGGCGCCTGAATCCCGATCCCGCTCCCGGCACACCGTACCGGTCGTCTCTCGTGCCGCCGACAATCAGCCGCGGCGACCTAAGCGACTGAAGGTACGCCTGAGCACCGCCGAGATCGGCGTCCTGGTGCTGGTGACGATCCTCGTCCTCGTCACCATCGCCGTGCCCCTGCGCAATTACTTCCAGGGCCGTTCCGAGATCGCCCGTCTCAACGATTCCGTCGCGGCGAAGCAGATCGAGAAGGATCGGCTGCTCGGAGAAATCGAGAAGTACGAGGACGAGGCCTACATCCGTGAGCAGGCGCGACGTCGGCTGGGGCTCATCGAACCCGGTGAAACCCCCTTCCGTGTCATAGACCCCGGCATGGAGACGGACTCCCGGGTGACCACCTCCGCCGAGGACCTGGTGGCGGAGTTGAGCTGGTACGAGATCCTGTGGGATTCCATCGCAACCCCGCCCGCAGACGACCCCGGCGGCGTGCTCATGGAAGAATGA
- a CDS encoding DUF501 domain-containing protein, with amino-acid sequence MTVNNADLAAVEKQLGREPRGVLEISYRTPDGAPGVVKTSPRLPDGTPFPTFFYLTDPRLTAEASRLEVAHVMKWMEGRLATDESLQADYRAAHEHYLAERNAIEDLGTDFSGGGMPDRVKCLHVLTAYALAEGPDRVRFGTEAVALAADRGGLRGTAIPADWPTCESLGFDAHQFDDLYQEAAQ; translated from the coding sequence ATGACTGTCAACAATGCAGATCTGGCGGCCGTCGAGAAGCAGCTTGGACGCGAACCTCGAGGGGTGCTGGAGATCTCCTACCGCACCCCCGATGGCGCTCCCGGTGTGGTGAAGACCTCACCCCGACTTCCCGACGGAACTCCATTCCCCACCTTCTTCTATCTCACCGACCCGCGGCTGACCGCCGAGGCCTCCCGGCTTGAGGTCGCCCACGTGATGAAGTGGATGGAGGGGCGACTGGCCACCGACGAGTCCCTCCAGGCCGACTACCGCGCCGCACACGAGCACTACCTGGCCGAACGCAACGCCATCGAGGACCTGGGCACCGACTTCTCCGGCGGAGGCATGCCCGACCGGGTCAAGTGCCTCCATGTCCTCACCGCCTACGCGCTGGCCGAGGGGCCGGACCGGGTCCGCTTCGGCACCGAGGCTGTGGCCCTCGCCGCAGATCGCGGAGGCCTGCGTGGCACCGCGATCCCCGCCGACTGGCCGACCTGCGAATCGCTGGGCTTCGACGCCCACCAGTTCGACGACCTCTACCAGGAGGCCGCTCAATGA
- a CDS encoding Ppx/GppA phosphatase family protein, whose protein sequence is MTRVAAVDCGTNSIRLLICDIVGDTTHEITRTMEIVRLGQGVDATGELAPEAIERTRAALQRFVGIMEFEEVKAVRMVATSATRDASNRDEFFRMTAELLGRITPGAQAEVISGDEEAALSFRGAITDLDPESGPFCVIDLGGGSTEFIVGTADGEVLGAHSSQMGCVRITERIMRSDPPTETEIEIAAEYIAERLADVVKIVPIAKAKTIVGVAGTFTTLSALAQGLETYDPREIHGSVLRFSALRVLTREVRNLSAETRALNPVVHPGRADVLGGGSVVVDGIMDMLEKETTADSFVVSEKDILDGIVAGLGDLLGV, encoded by the coding sequence ATGACCCGTGTGGCGGCCGTGGACTGCGGCACCAACTCCATCCGTCTGCTCATCTGTGACATCGTGGGCGATACCACACACGAGATCACCCGTACCATGGAGATCGTTCGCCTGGGCCAGGGTGTGGACGCCACAGGCGAACTCGCTCCCGAAGCGATCGAACGCACCCGGGCAGCGCTGCAGCGCTTCGTCGGGATCATGGAGTTCGAGGAGGTCAAGGCCGTCCGTATGGTCGCCACCTCCGCCACCCGTGACGCCAGTAACCGGGACGAGTTCTTCCGGATGACCGCTGAACTCCTCGGCCGTATCACCCCGGGCGCGCAGGCCGAGGTCATCTCCGGTGACGAGGAAGCCGCCCTCTCCTTCCGCGGTGCCATCACCGACCTCGACCCGGAGTCCGGGCCCTTCTGCGTCATCGATCTGGGCGGCGGCTCCACCGAGTTCATCGTCGGTACCGCGGACGGAGAAGTGCTAGGCGCCCACTCCTCACAGATGGGGTGCGTCCGCATCACCGAGCGCATCATGCGTTCCGACCCGCCCACAGAGACCGAGATCGAGATCGCCGCGGAGTACATCGCCGAGCGGCTCGCGGATGTGGTCAAGATCGTCCCCATCGCCAAGGCGAAGACGATCGTCGGCGTGGCCGGCACCTTCACCACTCTCTCCGCACTGGCCCAGGGGCTGGAGACCTATGATCCCCGGGAAATCCACGGCTCCGTCCTGCGCTTCTCCGCCCTGCGCGTGCTCACCCGTGAGGTCAGGAACCTGTCCGCGGAAACCCGCGCGCTCAACCCGGTCGTACACCCCGGGCGTGCCGACGTCCTCGGCGGCGGCAGCGTCGTCGTCGACGGCATCATGGACATGCTGGAGAAGGAGACCACCGCCGACAGCTTCGTCGTCAGTGAGAAAGACATTCTCGACGGCATCGTCGCCGGCCTCGGGGACCTGCTCGGGGTCTGA